A stretch of DNA from Rickettsia hoogstraalii:
TATCAAGGCTTATCGCCTGCCAATCTGACTTATGGCTACTTGATGAAGTTGAAACTAATTTAAGCAAAGAAAATAGAGATTTGCTAAATAATTTAATTGTTATGAAAGCAAATAGCGGAGGTATTGTTCTTCTATCCTCTCACCTAGAAAATTCTATAAAATCTGCACAGACATTACAGCTGGATATATAATATATGAAATTTCGAATGCAAAGTTCAAGATTTCATGGTATAATCTTCTCAAAGATAAAATTATAATTTATGAAAGCTATTGTTAAACGCCCTCATTATTTAGAAAAGATAACAACACAATTTTTAAGTCATAAAATTGTAGCTCTTTTAGGACCAAGGCAATGCGGCAAAACTACTTTAGCCCGTCAATTTGCGAAAGGACAAAAAGAAATACATTTTTTTGATTTGGAAGATATAAGAGATTTAGCTGCTTTAGAAAATCCTTATATAGCTCTTGAAAGTAAAAAAGGCTTAATTATTATTGATGAAATTCAAAGATTACCGGATTTATTTCCTACTTTGCGAGTTCTAGCTGATAAAGATACAGAGCAGTGTTTTTTAATACTCGGTAGTGCTTCAAAAGATTTAATTAGACAATCGTCAGAAACACTTGCAGGCAGAATAGCTTATATAGAAGTGCATCCTTTTTCTTTATTAGAAGTAGATAATGTAGAACAATTACATCTATTCGGTGGATTTCCAAATTGTTATCTCTATCCAAAAACAGGTTTTGACTGGTTAGAGCAATATATTAGAACTTTTTTAGAGCGTGATATTCCAAATCTTGGTTTTTCTATTCCACCTAGCACATTACGTCGTTTTTGGACTATGCTTGCTCATTATCACGGAAATATTTTTAATGCTTCTGAAATTGGGAAGTCTTTAGGAGTGAGTGACCATACCGTCAAAAATTATCTAGATATTTTATCCGGTACTTTTATGGTACGTCAATTATATCCTTGGTTTGAAAATATTTCCAAACGTCAGAAAAAACGACCTAAAATATATTTTACTGATTCAGGAATATTTCATCATTTAATTGATATTTATTCACCTGAGCAATTATTAAGACATCCAAAACTAGGAGCAAGCTTTGAAGGATTTGCTCTAGAGCAAATAATACGAATTTTTAATAAACGTAGTGAGGATTGTTATTACTGGGGGATACATCAAGAAGGAGAACTAGATTTATTTATAAGACATAAGGGTCTAAAGCTGGGTTTTGAGTTTAAATTTAGCGATGCTCCTACTCTTACTTCTTCGATGCATAAAGCCATAGACTATTTAAAATTAGATGAATTATTTGTTATATATCCCGGAACAAGAAAATATCAATTAGAAAGCAATATAACCGTTGTGCCGGTTAAAGATATCGTAACGCTTGCGTAATTCTATAGTACCGGACAGTTTATAAAAGACTCGTCATTGCGAGCCGGCATTTTTATGCCGGCGTGGCAATCTCAGGAGTTTTTTTATATTATCTTATGAGATTGCCGCATCGTTTGCTAACGCAACTCCTCGCAATGACGAGGGATTTTCAAAAACTATCCAGTACTATAGTAATTTACCTATACTCATAATCCTTATGTAATTTACTAGCTAGTGCCTGCTCCCATCTATCGCCGTTTTGCAGTAATCTTTCTTTATCGTAAATAAGTGCAGTATGAGTTAGACTTGCAAACTCAAAATTAGGTCCTTCAACTATCGCATCTACAGGACAAGCTTCTTGGCATAACCCGCAATAAATACATTTTGTCATGTCTATATCATAACGAGTGGTACGTCTACTGCCGTCATCTCGTTCATCAGCTTCAATCACTATCGCTTGTGCCGGACAAATTGCCTCACAAAGCTTGCAAGCAATACAACGTTCTTCGCCGTTTTCATAGCGACGCAGTGCATGCTCACCCTTAAATCTAGGGCTAACAGGACTTTTTTCATAAGGATAATTTATGGTAACTTTGGGCTTAAAGAAATACTTTAAAGTCAAAGCCATCCCCCGTACTATCTCATATAGAAAAAATGATTTTAAATAGTTTATCATAATATTAAAAAATACCTGTCATCCCGTGGTCAAGCCACGGGATGACAATGTAGAGCAATGATACTCTCCCCCTCTAAACACTTGGCAAGTTATCAGTATAAACAAGTACGCTTGACACTAACACCACCCAAAATAAAGTTAGAGGTAAAAATACTTTCCACCCCAAACGCATTAATTGATCATAACGATATCTTGGCAAGGTTGCTCTAATCCATAAAAAGCAAAACAATAAGAATCCGACCTTAAATATAAACCAAAAGAATCCCGGAATACAATCTAACCACGATATATTAAAGGGCGGCAAATAACCTCCTAAAAAGAAAGTCGTAGTCATTGCACTAACTAATATCATATTAGCATATTCACCTAGAAAAAATAAAGCAAATCCCATAGAGGAATATTCAACATTATAGCCTGCAACTAGCTCTGACTCTGCTTCAGGTAAATCAAAAGGTAACCTATTTGTTTCGGCAAGCACTGAGATAAAAAACACGACACCCATAGGTAGTAGCATTAAATCAATCCACCACGGCATTGTTCTTTGTGCTTCAATAATCCCACTTAAATTGAGAGTACCAGTAGTAAGTAACACAGTAATAATAACGAGTCCCATCGATACTTCATAAGAAATCATTTGGGCCGAGGAACGTATAGCACCAAGGAATGCATATTTTGAGTTACTAGCCCAACCGGCAATAATAATGCCATAAACGCTTAAAGAGGATATAGCAAGAATATATAAAACACCGACATTAATATCTGCAAGAACTACGCCCTTTGCAAAAGGTATAACTGCCCAGCCGATTAAACTTAATATAAAAGTTATCATCGGTGCTAAAATAAATAATATTTTATCGGAATTGGTTGGAATTATCGGCTCTTTGAATAAAAGCTTAACCGCATCAGCAATAGGCTGAAGTAATCCAAACGGACCAACGACATTCGGTCCACGTCGTAGCTGCATTAATCCAATAACACGACGTTCTGCATATGTTAAATACGCAACGCATAAAATTAAAGGGATAGTGATCGCCACCACCTTTAGAGCGATTATAATTAACGGGAAAATATATTCAAAAAAGAGTTCTGTCATAATGTTATTTGATTGTCATCTTATCGTCATTGCGAGGCAATTACAAAGTAATTGACGAAGCAATCTCAGGAATTAGTCTTACTTCATGAGATTGCCACGCTCTCTGCGTTCGCTTGCAATGA
This window harbors:
- a CDS encoding ATP-binding protein; the protein is MKAIVKRPHYLEKITTQFLSHKIVALLGPRQCGKTTLARQFAKGQKEIHFFDLEDIRDLAALENPYIALESKKGLIIIDEIQRLPDLFPTLRVLADKDTEQCFLILGSASKDLIRQSSETLAGRIAYIEVHPFSLLEVDNVEQLHLFGGFPNCYLYPKTGFDWLEQYIRTFLERDIPNLGFSIPPSTLRRFWTMLAHYHGNIFNASEIGKSLGVSDHTVKNYLDILSGTFMVRQLYPWFENISKRQKKRPKIYFTDSGIFHHLIDIYSPEQLLRHPKLGASFEGFALEQIIRIFNKRSEDCYYWGIHQEGELDLFIRHKGLKLGFEFKFSDAPTLTSSMHKAIDYLKLDELFVIYPGTRKYQLESNITVVPVKDIVTLA
- the nuoI gene encoding NADH-quinone oxidoreductase subunit NuoI translates to MINYLKSFFLYEIVRGMALTLKYFFKPKVTINYPYEKSPVSPRFKGEHALRRYENGEERCIACKLCEAICPAQAIVIEADERDDGSRRTTRYDIDMTKCIYCGLCQEACPVDAIVEGPNFEFASLTHTALIYDKERLLQNGDRWEQALASKLHKDYEYR
- the nuoH gene encoding NADH-quinone oxidoreductase subunit NuoH, with product MTELFFEYIFPLIIIALKVVAITIPLILCVAYLTYAERRVIGLMQLRRGPNVVGPFGLLQPIADAVKLLFKEPIIPTNSDKILFILAPMITFILSLIGWAVIPFAKGVVLADINVGVLYILAISSLSVYGIIIAGWASNSKYAFLGAIRSSAQMISYEVSMGLVIITVLLTTGTLNLSGIIEAQRTMPWWIDLMLLPMGVVFFISVLAETNRLPFDLPEAESELVAGYNVEYSSMGFALFFLGEYANMILVSAMTTTFFLGGYLPPFNISWLDCIPGFFWFIFKVGFLLFCFLWIRATLPRYRYDQLMRLGWKVFLPLTLFWVVLVSSVLVYTDNLPSV